CTCGGCGACTGCGGAACAGCGTTCCGGCCTTGTCCGGAGCCTGTTCGCGGGCAAGGTATCTGAGACGACTCTTAACCTCGTCGTGGATGCTGCCGCGCAGGTATGGTCCACCCCGCGTGAAATGCGTGAGGGTTTGGTAGAGCTGGGCCGTCGAGCCCTCCTTCGCTCTGCCGAAGGCCAGGGACAGCTTGAGACTGTTGAGTCTGAGCTGTTCCAACTGGGACACATCCTGGCTGAGCAGTCGCAGCTTGAACAGCTGCTGGCCGACAAGGCCGCAACCCCCGAAGCCAAGCGTGGGCTCCTCGCCTCTGTGCTGTACGGCAAGGTCACTTCCGTGACCGAAACCCTCGCACTGCAGGCTGTTGGCCGCCCATCCAAGCGCCCCGCGGACGACATTGACTCCCTGTCCCGGCTAGCCGCCGGCCTGCGGAACCACGTCGTCGCTCGCGTGACCAGTGCCACGGCCGTCTCTGACGAGCAAGAGCGAGCACTGGCGGACAAGCTCGGCCGAGTCTACGGCAAGGCGATGTCCATCCACACCGTGATCGATAAGTCGATTCTCGGTGGACTGGTCATCCGGGTTGGCGACGAGGTCATCGACGGTAGCCTTTCAACAAAGCTTGAGAAGCTGCGCGTCGGCCTCGGCTGACGGATGGTTTAGACGATTAATCACTGGAAGAATATTACCGAGAGCAGGAAGAACATGGCGGAGCTGACGATCTCCTCCGACGAGATCCGTAGCGCGATTGCGAACTACACCTCGAGCTACTCCCCGGAGGCCTCCCGCGAGGAGGTTGGCGTTGTTATCAGTGCAGCTGATGGTATCGCCCAGGTTTCGGGAATGCCGTCGGTCATGACGAATGAGCTTCTGGAGTTCCCGGGCGGCGTTATTGGCGTCGCTCAGAACCTCGACACCGACAAGGTCGGCGTTGTGGTGCTGGGTAACTTCGAGTCGCTTAAAGAGGGTGACGAGGTAAAGCGGACGGGTGACGTCCTTTCGATTCCGGTCGGGGACAAGTTCCTCGGTCGCGTAATTAACCCCCTGGGCCAGCCGATTGACGGCCTGGGCGACATTGAGGCTGAAGAGGACCGCGTCCTCGAGCTGCAGGCACCGACCGTGCTGCAGCGTCAGCCGGTTGAAGAGCCGATGGCTACTGGTATTAAGGCCATCGACGCAATGACCCCAATTGGTCGTGGTCAGCGTCAGCTGATCATTGGTGACCGTAAGACCGGTAAGACCGCGGTCTGCCTGGACACCATCTTGAACCAGAAGGCTAACTGGGAGTCCGGTGACCCGAGCAAGCAGGTGCGATGCATCTACGTTGCTATCGGTCAGAAGGGCTCCACCATTGCTGGTGTGCGCCAGACCCTCGAGGAGCAGGGCGCACTCGAGTACACCACCATCGTTGCTGCCCCGGCGTCGGATGCCGCAGGCTTCAAGTGGCTTGCACCATTCGCAGGCGCCGCACTGGGTCAGCACTGGATGTACCAGGGCAAGCACGTCCTGGTCATTTACGATGATCTGACTAAGCAGGCAGAGGCATACCGTGCCATCTCGCTGCTGCTGCGTCGCCCGCCGGGACGCGAAGCTTACCCGGGTGACGTCTTCTACCTCCACTCCCGTCTGCTGGAGCGTGCTGCGAAGCTCTCCGACGACATGGGTGCAGGCTCGCTGACCGCACTGCCGATCATCGAGACCAAGGCAAACGACGTGTCGGCCTTCATTCCGACCAACGTCATTTCCATTACCGACGGCCAGGTCTTCCTCGAGTCCGACCTGTTCAACCAGGGTGTCCGTCCGGCTATTAACGTCGGTGTGTCGGTTTCCCGTGTTGGTGGTGCCGCACAGACCAAGGGCATGAAGAAGGTTTCCGGTAACCTGCGTCTGGACCTCGCGTCCTACCGCGACCTGGAAGCATTCGCAATGTTCGCATCCGACCTGGACGATGCCTCCAAGCGTCAGCTGGAGCGCGGTCAGCGTCTGGTTGAGCTGCTGAAGCAGAAGGAAAACCACCCGCAGCCGGTCGAGTACCAGATGACCTCCATCTACCTCGCTGGTGAGGGCGAATTCGACGATGTCCCGGTTGAGGACGTCCGTCGCTTCGAGGCCGAGCTGCTTGAGCACCTGCAGGACACTCAGCCTGCAGTCTTCGAGCAGATTGACGGCGGCGTCGCCTTCTCTGACGAGTCCAAGGCTGCTCTGAAGTCCGCTACCGCTAACTTCAAGAAGTCCTTCCAGACTTCTGAGGGCGCACCGCTGGCTTCCGAGGCTCCGGTCGAGGCACTCGACGAGGGCGAGCTCAAGAAGCAGCAGATTTCGGTCTCCCGCAAGACTGCCCAGAACTAGGCAGGTTGAGCTACTCAATGACCGTTTTCGCAATTGAAGGGAGGGAATAGGACATGGCGAATCTTCGTGAACTTCGAGCCCGAATCAAGTCGGTGAACTCGACCAAGAAGATCACCAAGGCCCAGGAGCTTATCGCAACCTCGCGCATTACCAAGGCGCAGCGTCGCGTGGCAGACTCCCAGCCGTACGCCGACGAAATCGAGAAGGTCATCGGACGTCTCGCATCGGCTTCGTCGTTGGATCACCCGATGCTCGTAGAGCGTGAGGGTAACCAGCGTGTTGCTGTCCTGGTTGTCACCAGTGACCGCGGCATGTGTGGCGGCTACAACCACAACGTCCTGAAGAAGGCTGCAGAACTGCGTACCGCTCTGGAAGAGCAGGGGCATGAGGTCGTTCTCTACGCGACTGGCCGTAAGGGCACCGACTACTACGACTTCCGTGGTGTCGAGCTCGCCGGTACGTGGGAGGGCTTCTCCCAGGATCCGGACTACGCCGCAACCCACGACGTGCGTCGTCACCTCATTGATGGTTTCAACGCTACGGCCGAGGGCACTGCCAAGTACCGCGAAGGCCTGCGTGGCACCAACGGCGAGGCCGTTCAGGGCTTCGACCAGGTCCACGTTGTCTACACGGAATTCGTGTCGATGCTTTCTCAGATTCCGCGTGCACACCAGATGCTCCCGATTGAGCCTGTGTACGAGGATGTCGAGATTGCTCAGGGCGAGGACATGCTGTCCGATGGATCAGATGACCTCAAGCCGGACTATGAATTCGAGCCTGATGCAGACACCCTGTTGGCAGAGCTTCTGCCGCAGTACGTGTCCCGCACTCTGTTCGCAGTGATGCTCGAGGCCGCTGCCTCTGAGTCCGCTGCCCGTCGTAACGCTATGAAGTCCGCGACGGACAACGCTACCGAGCTGGTCAAGGACCTCTCGCGTGTTGCTAACCAGGCACGTCAGGCACAGATTACCCAGGAAATCACAGAAATCGTCGGTGGCGCCGGTGCGCTCGACGACAGCGGAGAAAGTGACTAGATATGAGCACAGCTCTAAGTGAGCAGAACACCACCACGGCTGTGGGCCGTGTTGTGCGTGTCATCGGTGCCGTCGTCGACGTGGAGTTCCCGCGTAACGAACTGCCGGCACTTTACAACGCGCTGACCGTGGAAGTTACCCTTCCTTCGGTCGCCAAGACCATTGTCCTCGAGACTGCACAGCACCTCGGTGACAACATGGTTCGTACCATTGCTATGGCTCCGACCGACGGCCTGGTCCGCGGTGCAGAGGTCAAGGACACCGGTAAGCCGATTTCGGTTCCGGTTGGTGACGTCGTCAAGGGTCACGTCTTTAACGCAATGGGCGACTGCCTGGATGAGCCGGGCCTGGGTCGCGATGGTGAGCAGTGGGGCATCCACCGTGAGCCGCCGGCCTTCGACCAGCTCGAGGGCAAGACCGAGATTCTGGAAACCGGTATTAAGGTCATCGACCTGCTGACCCCGTACGTTAAGGGCGGCAAGATTGGTCTGTTCGGTGGTGCCGGTGTCGGTAAGACCGTTCTGATCCAGGAGATGATTACTCGTATTGCACGCGAGTTCTCCGGTACTTCGGTCTTCGCCGGTG
The sequence above is drawn from the Corynebacterium jeikeium genome and encodes:
- a CDS encoding F0F1 ATP synthase subunit delta, which codes for MHAASRESLAALSQRLDAAIGGDNVAVAQAAQTGSELFDIVEVLDSDRGLRVAVADTSATAEQRSGLVRSLFAGKVSETTLNLVVDAAAQVWSTPREMREGLVELGRRALLRSAEGQGQLETVESELFQLGHILAEQSQLEQLLADKAATPEAKRGLLASVLYGKVTSVTETLALQAVGRPSKRPADDIDSLSRLAAGLRNHVVARVTSATAVSDEQERALADKLGRVYGKAMSIHTVIDKSILGGLVIRVGDEVIDGSLSTKLEKLRVGLG
- a CDS encoding F0F1 ATP synthase subunit alpha, which produces MAELTISSDEIRSAIANYTSSYSPEASREEVGVVISAADGIAQVSGMPSVMTNELLEFPGGVIGVAQNLDTDKVGVVVLGNFESLKEGDEVKRTGDVLSIPVGDKFLGRVINPLGQPIDGLGDIEAEEDRVLELQAPTVLQRQPVEEPMATGIKAIDAMTPIGRGQRQLIIGDRKTGKTAVCLDTILNQKANWESGDPSKQVRCIYVAIGQKGSTIAGVRQTLEEQGALEYTTIVAAPASDAAGFKWLAPFAGAALGQHWMYQGKHVLVIYDDLTKQAEAYRAISLLLRRPPGREAYPGDVFYLHSRLLERAAKLSDDMGAGSLTALPIIETKANDVSAFIPTNVISITDGQVFLESDLFNQGVRPAINVGVSVSRVGGAAQTKGMKKVSGNLRLDLASYRDLEAFAMFASDLDDASKRQLERGQRLVELLKQKENHPQPVEYQMTSIYLAGEGEFDDVPVEDVRRFEAELLEHLQDTQPAVFEQIDGGVAFSDESKAALKSATANFKKSFQTSEGAPLASEAPVEALDEGELKKQQISVSRKTAQN
- a CDS encoding F0F1 ATP synthase subunit gamma, with translation MANLRELRARIKSVNSTKKITKAQELIATSRITKAQRRVADSQPYADEIEKVIGRLASASSLDHPMLVEREGNQRVAVLVVTSDRGMCGGYNHNVLKKAAELRTALEEQGHEVVLYATGRKGTDYYDFRGVELAGTWEGFSQDPDYAATHDVRRHLIDGFNATAEGTAKYREGLRGTNGEAVQGFDQVHVVYTEFVSMLSQIPRAHQMLPIEPVYEDVEIAQGEDMLSDGSDDLKPDYEFEPDADTLLAELLPQYVSRTLFAVMLEAAASESAARRNAMKSATDNATELVKDLSRVANQARQAQITQEITEIVGGAGALDDSGESD